In a genomic window of Epinephelus fuscoguttatus linkage group LG23, E.fuscoguttatus.final_Chr_v1:
- the LOC125884028 gene encoding E3 ubiquitin-protein ligase TRIM7-like isoform X1: MCQCTSGALRQLLSGMASTGNLSEEQVHCSICLDVFTNPVSIPCGHNFCQSCILGYWKTSPLYQCPMCKKSFYKRPDISVNTVLREIAEQFKEIRVRSAEEKVSKDKEVEGERKWMMERKKKEDEERLLEKDQMQQVLEELKQKQEQEKSKKAEKMPSQEELPPLIPPVPPPRTSPPRSPKVTAQGPPLPPLPQTSPPPSPQIAASPTPQTPPPPPSSSLPPLLWEEVLCDVCLGDGRPKAIKSCLVCLTSYCEEHLKSHSSRFTKHKLMEPVANMEDRMCPKHQRLLELFCKKDQTCVCVLCTETDHRAHYTVPVEREWTEKKAQLKRTEIDVQQMIQDRVQKVEEIKHSVQQNKASAQREVEESVQVFSELVRSIQKTQSELVLAIEEKQRQTERWAGGLIAELEQEIAELKRRNTDLENVARTDHIHFLKSYPALSTPPSVKDWSETSVPTDICVGMIRRAVSKLEATLNEMIEKLSESEIKKIAKYTVDVTLDPDTANPWLQLSQDRRQVRHLGAWQDLPDHPERFDTVVIVLGREGFTSGRHYWEVQVGDKDDWYMGVARSSVNRKGRISVSTTQGYWALAMKKGQGYRVSTSPPIALFLNPKLKRVGVYVDYEEGQVSFYDVRAWTHIYTFKDKFMEKILPFFYLYCCDKASDTLVICPVNEKTVIKQS, from the exons ATGTGTCAGTGTACAAGCGGAGCCCTGAGGCAGCTGCTCTCTG GAATGGCCTCTACTGGGAACCTTTCAGAAGAGCAGGTGCACTGCTCCATATGTCTGGACGTCTTCACCAACCCTGTATCCATCCCCTGTGGACACAACTTCTGCCAGAGCTGCATCCTGGGATACTGGAAAACCAGCCCTTTGTACCAGTGTCCTATGTGTAAGAAGTCTTTCTACAAAAGGCCTGATATTAGCGTTAACACGGTTCTGAGGGAGATCGCAGAGCAGTTCAAGGAGATCAGGGTTAGAAGTGCGGAGGAAAAGGTGAGCAAGGACAAGGAAGTCGAGGGAGAAAGGAAGTGGatgatggagagaaagaaaaaggaggatgaggagaggcTTTTGGAGAAAGATCAGATGCAGCAGGTGCTAGAGGAGCTGAAGCAGAAGCAGGAGCAGGAGAAGAGTaagaaagcagagaaaatgCCATCACAAGAGGAGTTACCACCGTTGATCCCCCCTGTGCCACCACCCAGAACCTCTCCTCCACGATCACCCAAAGTCACAGCTCAGGGTCCGCCACTGCCTCCTCTGCCCCAGACATCACCTCCACCCTCGCCTCAAATCGCTGCTTCTCCAACACCTCAaaccccacctccacctccctcctcttccctcccACCTCTTCTGTGGGAGGAAGTCCTCTGTGATGTCTGCCTGGGTGACGGCAGGCCAAAAGCAATCAAATCCTGCCTCGTGTGTTTGACTTCCTACTGCGAGGAGCACCTGAAGTCTCACTCGTCCAGGTTCACCAAGCACAAGCTGATGGAGCCCGTTGCCAATATGGAGGACAGGATGTGTCCGAAGCACCAACGGCTTCTGGAGCTGTTCTGTAAGAAGGATCAgacctgtgtgtgcgtgctctGCACCGAGACGGACCACAGGGCGCACTACACCGTCCCTGTGGAGAGGGAATGGACAGAGAAAAAG GCGCAGCTGAAGCGGACAGAAATAGACGTCCAGCAGATGATCCAGGACAGAGTGCAGAAGGTGGAGGAGATCAAACACTCGGTGCAACAAAACAAA GCCAGCGCtcagagagaggtggaggaaaGTGTGCAGGTCTTCTCAGAGCTGGTGCGCTCCATCCAGAAGACTCAGAGCGAGCTGGTTTTGGCCATTGAGGAGAAGCAGAGGCAGACGGAGAGGTGGGCTGGAGGCCTCATCGCTGAACTGGAGCAGGAAATCGCCGAGCTGAAGAGGAGGAATACAGATTTAGAAAATGTGGCTCGGACCGACCATATCCACTTCTTAAAG AGCTACCCAGCCCTCAGCACTCCTCCCTCTGTCAAAGACTGGTCTGAGACCAGTGTTCCCACTGACATATGTGTAGGCATGATCAGGAGAGCCGTGTCCAAACTGGAGGCAACGTTGAATGAAATGATCGAAAAACTGTCTGAAAGTG AGATCAAGAAGATTGCGAAATATACag TGGACGTCACTCTGGACCCTGACACAGCCAACCCGTGGTTGCAGCTTTCTCAGGACAGACGTCAGGTGAGACACCTGGGTGCATGGCAGGACCTCCCAGACCATCCTGAGCGTTTCGACACAGTGGTCATTGTTCTGGGCCGCGAGGGCTTCACCTCAGGGAGACATTACTGGGAAGTTCAGGTGGGGGACAAGGACGACTGGTACATGGGTGTGGCCAGGTCTTCCGTCAACAGAAAGGGCAGGATCTCTGTAAGCACCACCCAGGGATACTGGGCTCTTGCCATGAAGAAAGGCCAAGGGTACCGGGTGTCAACATCTCCGCCAATAGCTCTGTTCCTCAACCCCAAGCTCAAGCGAGTGGGTGTGTACGTGGACTACGAGGAGGGGCAAGTGTCCTTTTATGATGTGAGAGCTTGGACTCATATTTACACATTCAAAGATAAGTTCATGGAGAAGATCTTACCCTTTTTCTACCTGTACTGCTGTGACAAAGCTTCTGATACCCTCGTGATTTGTCCCGTGAATGAAAAAACTGTGATCAAGCAAAGCTAA
- the LOC125884028 gene encoding E3 ubiquitin-protein ligase TRIM7-like isoform X2, with protein MTLPLRRAGMASTGNLSEEQVHCSICLDVFTNPVSIPCGHNFCQSCILGYWKTSPLYQCPMCKKSFYKRPDISVNTVLREIAEQFKEIRVRSAEEKVSKDKEVEGERKWMMERKKKEDEERLLEKDQMQQVLEELKQKQEQEKSKKAEKMPSQEELPPLIPPVPPPRTSPPRSPKVTAQGPPLPPLPQTSPPPSPQIAASPTPQTPPPPPSSSLPPLLWEEVLCDVCLGDGRPKAIKSCLVCLTSYCEEHLKSHSSRFTKHKLMEPVANMEDRMCPKHQRLLELFCKKDQTCVCVLCTETDHRAHYTVPVEREWTEKKAQLKRTEIDVQQMIQDRVQKVEEIKHSVQQNKASAQREVEESVQVFSELVRSIQKTQSELVLAIEEKQRQTERWAGGLIAELEQEIAELKRRNTDLENVARTDHIHFLKSYPALSTPPSVKDWSETSVPTDICVGMIRRAVSKLEATLNEMIEKLSESEIKKIAKYTVDVTLDPDTANPWLQLSQDRRQVRHLGAWQDLPDHPERFDTVVIVLGREGFTSGRHYWEVQVGDKDDWYMGVARSSVNRKGRISVSTTQGYWALAMKKGQGYRVSTSPPIALFLNPKLKRVGVYVDYEEGQVSFYDVRAWTHIYTFKDKFMEKILPFFYLYCCDKASDTLVICPVNEKTVIKQS; from the exons ATGACCCTGCCTCTCCGCCGTGCAGGAATGGCCTCTACTGGGAACCTTTCAGAAGAGCAGGTGCACTGCTCCATATGTCTGGACGTCTTCACCAACCCTGTATCCATCCCCTGTGGACACAACTTCTGCCAGAGCTGCATCCTGGGATACTGGAAAACCAGCCCTTTGTACCAGTGTCCTATGTGTAAGAAGTCTTTCTACAAAAGGCCTGATATTAGCGTTAACACGGTTCTGAGGGAGATCGCAGAGCAGTTCAAGGAGATCAGGGTTAGAAGTGCGGAGGAAAAGGTGAGCAAGGACAAGGAAGTCGAGGGAGAAAGGAAGTGGatgatggagagaaagaaaaaggaggatgaggagaggcTTTTGGAGAAAGATCAGATGCAGCAGGTGCTAGAGGAGCTGAAGCAGAAGCAGGAGCAGGAGAAGAGTaagaaagcagagaaaatgCCATCACAAGAGGAGTTACCACCGTTGATCCCCCCTGTGCCACCACCCAGAACCTCTCCTCCACGATCACCCAAAGTCACAGCTCAGGGTCCGCCACTGCCTCCTCTGCCCCAGACATCACCTCCACCCTCGCCTCAAATCGCTGCTTCTCCAACACCTCAaaccccacctccacctccctcctcttccctcccACCTCTTCTGTGGGAGGAAGTCCTCTGTGATGTCTGCCTGGGTGACGGCAGGCCAAAAGCAATCAAATCCTGCCTCGTGTGTTTGACTTCCTACTGCGAGGAGCACCTGAAGTCTCACTCGTCCAGGTTCACCAAGCACAAGCTGATGGAGCCCGTTGCCAATATGGAGGACAGGATGTGTCCGAAGCACCAACGGCTTCTGGAGCTGTTCTGTAAGAAGGATCAgacctgtgtgtgcgtgctctGCACCGAGACGGACCACAGGGCGCACTACACCGTCCCTGTGGAGAGGGAATGGACAGAGAAAAAG GCGCAGCTGAAGCGGACAGAAATAGACGTCCAGCAGATGATCCAGGACAGAGTGCAGAAGGTGGAGGAGATCAAACACTCGGTGCAACAAAACAAA GCCAGCGCtcagagagaggtggaggaaaGTGTGCAGGTCTTCTCAGAGCTGGTGCGCTCCATCCAGAAGACTCAGAGCGAGCTGGTTTTGGCCATTGAGGAGAAGCAGAGGCAGACGGAGAGGTGGGCTGGAGGCCTCATCGCTGAACTGGAGCAGGAAATCGCCGAGCTGAAGAGGAGGAATACAGATTTAGAAAATGTGGCTCGGACCGACCATATCCACTTCTTAAAG AGCTACCCAGCCCTCAGCACTCCTCCCTCTGTCAAAGACTGGTCTGAGACCAGTGTTCCCACTGACATATGTGTAGGCATGATCAGGAGAGCCGTGTCCAAACTGGAGGCAACGTTGAATGAAATGATCGAAAAACTGTCTGAAAGTG AGATCAAGAAGATTGCGAAATATACag TGGACGTCACTCTGGACCCTGACACAGCCAACCCGTGGTTGCAGCTTTCTCAGGACAGACGTCAGGTGAGACACCTGGGTGCATGGCAGGACCTCCCAGACCATCCTGAGCGTTTCGACACAGTGGTCATTGTTCTGGGCCGCGAGGGCTTCACCTCAGGGAGACATTACTGGGAAGTTCAGGTGGGGGACAAGGACGACTGGTACATGGGTGTGGCCAGGTCTTCCGTCAACAGAAAGGGCAGGATCTCTGTAAGCACCACCCAGGGATACTGGGCTCTTGCCATGAAGAAAGGCCAAGGGTACCGGGTGTCAACATCTCCGCCAATAGCTCTGTTCCTCAACCCCAAGCTCAAGCGAGTGGGTGTGTACGTGGACTACGAGGAGGGGCAAGTGTCCTTTTATGATGTGAGAGCTTGGACTCATATTTACACATTCAAAGATAAGTTCATGGAGAAGATCTTACCCTTTTTCTACCTGTACTGCTGTGACAAAGCTTCTGATACCCTCGTGATTTGTCCCGTGAATGAAAAAACTGTGATCAAGCAAAGCTAA